A region of Paenibacillus sp. 37 DNA encodes the following proteins:
- a CDS encoding AraC family transcriptional regulator: protein MTTIPSTTHSGMNPHTLHQQTSPNLEKEPLNRADLDAFLNDTLIELRQAEHINHGKWRWSTTELAHHTFIYMHKFTGELIINGAESHMARKSACLCSPGTAIELIGDEDHDIELYIIHFDLYRATEKTKARRIYERELNSPVTGWIQGPFYGIQRIAAQLTQLTSEGLETGLKAQLLLTELLHMLWPQEDPTDETAGQDEPEQWLRSTLQYMRENYMHEIKLENLAELADMHPSYYSQLFKSRMQKNPIEYITHLRMNRAKELLLTSELRIRDVAREVGYRDEFYFSRRFRNHAGYAPTSYSKQVHRNIVSLSYPYTDHLMTLGITPCAAQIQGHLPHLPKSLALPFHAYEPWEQGRQAFLDVNPDLILTKDNAAAKAMEHIGDVAPIITIPWNQTDVFGHLHQIASIVDRTQAATDWLDRHERKAERARKKIKELAGDITVAVGTLTPKGPRMYSHRNFGHVFYRTLQLAAPQRIQTELAGKPPGVGFNWLPFTPGEWDGLEADVLVLAINSMHEKATLLKEMASNPLWNSHPAVKNGRVHLIDWNSWVVYAPYSINIQLDEALSMLTNKPSLL, encoded by the coding sequence ATGACTACCATCCCCAGTACCACCCACAGCGGCATGAATCCACACACGTTACATCAGCAGACGAGTCCCAATTTAGAAAAGGAACCCTTAAACCGGGCAGATCTGGATGCATTCCTGAATGATACCCTGATCGAACTTCGTCAGGCAGAACATATAAACCATGGAAAATGGCGCTGGTCCACTACTGAACTTGCTCATCATACCTTTATATACATGCACAAATTCACAGGCGAACTAATCATAAATGGGGCCGAATCCCACATGGCTCGCAAATCAGCTTGTCTGTGCTCACCAGGAACTGCAATTGAACTGATCGGAGATGAAGACCATGATATTGAACTATATATCATTCACTTCGATCTGTATCGGGCTACGGAGAAAACAAAAGCCAGACGAATCTACGAACGTGAGCTCAATTCACCTGTTACAGGCTGGATTCAGGGCCCATTTTACGGTATACAGCGCATTGCCGCACAGCTTACACAATTAACCAGCGAAGGTTTGGAAACAGGCTTGAAAGCACAGCTCCTCCTGACGGAACTGTTACATATGCTCTGGCCTCAAGAAGACCCCACTGACGAAACGGCTGGACAGGATGAACCGGAACAGTGGCTCAGGTCCACCCTGCAATACATGCGCGAAAACTACATGCACGAGATCAAGCTGGAAAATCTGGCCGAATTGGCTGACATGCATCCGTCCTATTACTCACAGCTATTCAAGAGTCGCATGCAGAAAAATCCGATTGAATATATCACTCATCTGCGGATGAACCGGGCCAAGGAATTGCTGCTCACTTCCGAACTGCGTATCCGTGATGTGGCTCGTGAAGTGGGTTACCGTGACGAATTTTATTTCAGCAGACGTTTCCGAAACCATGCCGGTTATGCGCCAACTTCCTATTCGAAGCAGGTCCACCGAAATATCGTGTCACTCTCCTATCCATACACGGACCACCTGATGACACTTGGCATCACGCCATGCGCAGCTCAGATCCAGGGTCACCTGCCTCATCTGCCCAAATCGCTGGCACTGCCCTTCCACGCTTATGAACCGTGGGAACAGGGACGTCAGGCTTTCCTCGATGTGAATCCTGATTTGATTCTGACCAAGGACAATGCAGCTGCCAAAGCGATGGAGCATATTGGCGATGTCGCTCCCATCATCACGATTCCCTGGAACCAGACAGATGTCTTCGGTCATCTGCATCAGATTGCATCCATTGTGGATCGTACCCAAGCAGCCACAGATTGGCTGGATCGACATGAACGCAAGGCAGAGCGTGCACGCAAAAAAATCAAGGAATTGGCCGGGGATATCACCGTTGCCGTTGGCACGTTAACGCCTAAAGGTCCACGGATGTACAGTCATCGGAACTTTGGCCATGTCTTTTATCGAACTTTGCAATTGGCCGCTCCTCAGCGCATTCAGACCGAACTGGCTGGCAAACCTCCCGGCGTTGGATTCAACTGGCTGCCCTTCACACCAGGCGAATGGGACGGACTGGAGGCGGACGTTTTGGTACTGGCGATTAATTCTATGCATGAAAAGGCAACACTGTTGAAAGAGATGGCTTCGAATCCACTATGGAACAGCCATCCTGCGGTAAAAAACGGACGTGTGCATCTCATTGACTGGAACTCATGGGTCGTATATGCTCCATATTCCATTAACATCCAGCTTGATGAAGCGCTCTCTATGTTGACGAACAAACCTTCACTTTTGTAA